One stretch of Muribaculum intestinale DNA includes these proteins:
- a CDS encoding NADH:ubiquinone reductase (Na(+)-transporting) subunit B — protein MKALRKYLDRIKPQFQPGGRFHAFESVFDGFETFLFTPATTSRSGCNIHDSLDSKRVMIIVVLALMPCLLFGMFNIGYQHWVAIGDMSFPFWEMFAYGFLALLPKLVVSYAVGLGIEFAVAQWRKEEIQEGFLVSGILIPLICPIETPLWMMAVATAFSVIFVKEIFGGTGYNIFNVALVTRAFLFFAYPSKMSGDGVFVSTGSICGLGQGTVVDGFSGATPLGQVATNVGDKIILTDITGRALSYWDMFLGLIPGSVGETSTLCILIGAAILLATGIASWRIILSVFAGGFLMGFIANCFPTELYPASMLSPLEQITLGGFAFAAVFMATDPVTAARTNTGKYIYGFLVGVIAVIIRTYNNGYPEGAMLAVLLMNALAPLIDYCVVEGNIRRRMRRLNSKA, from the coding sequence GTGAAAGCACTTAGAAAATATCTCGATCGTATCAAGCCTCAATTCCAGCCCGGAGGCCGTTTTCACGCCTTTGAGTCGGTATTCGACGGCTTTGAGACGTTCCTGTTCACCCCCGCCACCACCTCGCGCTCAGGCTGCAATATCCACGACAGCCTCGATTCGAAGCGAGTGATGATTATTGTGGTGCTCGCGCTCATGCCATGTCTGCTATTCGGCATGTTCAACATCGGCTACCAGCACTGGGTCGCAATAGGCGACATGAGCTTCCCGTTCTGGGAAATGTTTGCCTATGGATTTCTCGCCCTGCTACCAAAACTGGTAGTATCCTACGCCGTAGGTCTCGGCATCGAATTTGCCGTAGCTCAATGGCGCAAAGAAGAGATTCAGGAAGGATTTCTCGTATCCGGAATATTGATTCCGCTCATATGCCCTATTGAAACTCCGCTGTGGATGATGGCCGTAGCTACAGCATTCTCCGTAATATTCGTGAAAGAGATATTCGGAGGCACCGGCTACAATATATTCAATGTCGCCCTCGTGACACGCGCATTCCTCTTCTTCGCATATCCATCAAAGATGAGCGGCGACGGGGTGTTTGTATCTACAGGCAGCATCTGCGGCCTTGGTCAGGGCACTGTTGTCGACGGATTCTCCGGCGCCACACCCCTCGGACAGGTCGCTACCAATGTAGGCGACAAAATCATACTCACCGACATCACTGGCCGGGCCTTGAGCTACTGGGACATGTTCCTTGGGCTCATACCCGGATCCGTTGGCGAGACATCAACACTGTGCATACTCATCGGAGCCGCCATATTGCTTGCAACCGGCATCGCAAGCTGGCGGATAATCCTGTCGGTATTCGCCGGAGGATTCCTGATGGGATTTATCGCCAACTGCTTCCCGACTGAGCTTTATCCCGCATCAATGCTCTCTCCGCTCGAACAGATTACTCTCGGTGGATTTGCATTCGCCGCTGTATTCATGGCCACAGACCCTGTGACCGCGGCGCGAACCAACACGGGCAAATACATCTACGGATTTCTCGTAGGAGTAATCGCGGTGATTATACGCACATACAACAACGGCTACCCCGAAGGCGCCATGTTGGCCGTGCTCCTGATGAACGCGCTCGCTCCGCTTATCGACTACTGCGTAGTAGAGGGCAATATACGCCGTCGAATGCGTCGTCTTAACTCTAAAGCGTGA
- a CDS encoding Na(+)-translocating NADH-quinone reductase subunit A, protein MAISINLRKGLDINIRGAATVSQPLTRMPARCAVIPDDYPGITPKVDVKEGDHVLAGTPLIHDKQFPDIRIVSPVAGTVEAVVRGERRKLERIVIVPDSKNPEEAAALPSAPSDRTTAQRLLLDSGLWAQMRQRPYGIVPPPGTAPRDIFVTTFDSAPLAPDWSAFAADKIAELNAGVSLLRHLTDGDVYVGVRPGSPLAAIEGAKIVTVNGPHPAGNAGIQIANVKPVNKGDIVWTLDLPTLLRIGMLVSHGKLCSDVVVPLTGCEVTEPKYVLTKIGADMATLVKGEINDDTIHHRVISGNVLTGIPVSSADGFLHYPYTQVTVIAEGDDVADFLGWASLSPQKMSVSRSFPGHFLKKAFCPDARILGGRRAMIMSGVYDKVLPMDIMPEYLIKACIARDLDRMEQLGIYEIVPEDIALCEYVDPSKLELQKILSDALEYMFKELN, encoded by the coding sequence ATGGCAATATCTATCAACTTAAGGAAAGGACTCGACATAAATATACGTGGTGCAGCCACAGTGTCGCAGCCCCTTACCCGTATGCCTGCCAGATGCGCTGTCATTCCCGACGACTATCCCGGCATCACGCCGAAAGTCGATGTAAAAGAAGGCGACCACGTACTCGCAGGCACTCCATTGATTCACGACAAGCAATTCCCCGACATCCGAATTGTTTCGCCGGTAGCCGGAACCGTCGAGGCCGTTGTGCGCGGCGAACGCCGCAAGCTCGAGCGTATCGTAATCGTGCCCGATTCGAAAAATCCCGAAGAGGCCGCCGCATTACCGTCAGCTCCATCCGACCGCACTACGGCGCAACGTCTGTTGCTCGACTCCGGCCTATGGGCACAGATGCGCCAGCGTCCCTACGGTATTGTGCCACCTCCTGGCACTGCTCCGCGCGACATCTTTGTCACGACATTCGACTCAGCACCGCTCGCTCCCGACTGGAGCGCATTCGCAGCCGACAAGATAGCGGAACTCAACGCAGGCGTTTCACTTTTAAGACACCTTACCGATGGCGACGTCTATGTCGGAGTGCGGCCCGGAAGCCCCCTTGCAGCAATCGAGGGCGCGAAAATCGTGACTGTAAACGGTCCACACCCGGCAGGCAACGCTGGCATACAGATAGCCAATGTAAAACCGGTCAACAAAGGTGACATAGTCTGGACACTCGACCTACCTACCCTATTGCGTATAGGCATGCTCGTGAGCCATGGAAAACTCTGCTCCGATGTAGTGGTGCCACTTACCGGTTGTGAAGTGACCGAACCCAAATACGTGCTCACTAAAATCGGTGCCGATATGGCCACACTGGTGAAAGGGGAGATTAACGATGACACAATCCACCATCGTGTCATATCCGGCAACGTGCTTACCGGAATACCGGTATCGTCTGCCGATGGATTCCTGCACTACCCCTACACCCAGGTGACTGTTATTGCCGAAGGCGACGATGTGGCCGACTTCCTCGGCTGGGCATCGCTGTCGCCACAGAAAATGAGTGTAAGCCGGTCATTCCCCGGTCATTTCCTGAAGAAAGCATTCTGTCCCGACGCACGCATTCTCGGCGGTCGACGCGCGATGATAATGTCGGGCGTATACGACAAGGTGCTCCCTATGGACATAATGCCGGAATATCTCATAAAAGCCTGTATCGCGCGCGACCTCGACCGCATGGAGCAACTCGGCATATATGAGATTGTACCCGAGGATATAGCCCTGTGCGAGTACGTCGACCCCTCGAAACTTGAGCTACAGAAGATACTATCTGACGCGCTCGAATATATGTTTAAGGAACTCAATTGA
- a CDS encoding potassium/proton antiporter produces the protein MIEITSSNIMLVVAVMLMMSVFVGKAGSRFGMPALLLFLGVGMVAGVDGFGLHFDSAASAQFVGMIALSIILFTGGLETRFSDIRPVLFPGITLATVGVLLTTGLTGTFIYYVFHWLVPEYSFGWAESMLIAAIMSSTDSASVFSIFDSAKLGLKQKLRPTLELESGSNDPMAYLLVIILIGIIEGNGHHDTGAQLLLGSSATLAVQLLFGAAGGLCLGYATVWIVNRLRVDNEFLYPVMVISCVFFTFTLTEIIGGNSYLAVYIAGLVVGNKRLAVRRTIVTFFGGFTWLVQIIMFLTLGLLVNPHELLHVVVPGIALGIFIMLVARPVAVFLSLLPFRQYTFKGRVYISWVGLRGAVPIIFATYAVVSPGVEESSFIFNIVFFITILSLLLQGTTVNSMARWLGLSEPVKESAFQGIDISDDIAATTSELEITSDMLADGSTLKEIGLPSDTLAVMVRRDDRYIVPKGDTRLYMGDVLLLVSNDKCI, from the coding sequence ATGATTGAGATTACAAGCAGCAATATAATGCTCGTGGTAGCCGTGATGCTGATGATGAGTGTGTTTGTGGGAAAGGCCGGAAGCCGTTTCGGCATGCCTGCCCTGTTGCTGTTTCTCGGCGTTGGGATGGTGGCCGGGGTGGATGGCTTCGGATTGCATTTCGATTCGGCGGCATCGGCTCAGTTTGTTGGTATGATTGCCTTATCAATCATACTTTTTACCGGTGGACTTGAGACTCGGTTCTCGGATATTCGGCCGGTATTGTTCCCCGGCATTACTTTGGCTACTGTAGGGGTGCTTCTTACTACCGGACTTACAGGTACATTTATATATTATGTGTTCCACTGGCTTGTTCCGGAATACTCGTTCGGGTGGGCCGAATCGATGCTGATAGCTGCAATCATGTCATCGACCGATTCTGCGTCGGTGTTCTCTATATTCGACTCGGCAAAACTCGGCCTGAAGCAGAAGTTGCGTCCCACACTGGAGCTCGAAAGTGGCTCCAACGACCCTATGGCCTATCTTCTTGTTATTATTCTTATAGGTATAATAGAGGGCAACGGTCACCACGATACAGGAGCACAACTGTTGCTTGGCTCGTCGGCGACACTGGCAGTCCAGCTGTTGTTTGGAGCTGCAGGAGGCCTTTGTCTGGGTTATGCAACGGTATGGATTGTCAACCGGCTGCGTGTGGACAATGAGTTTCTTTATCCGGTAATGGTGATATCATGTGTATTCTTTACTTTTACTCTCACTGAAATTATCGGAGGAAACAGTTATCTGGCAGTGTATATTGCCGGTCTGGTGGTTGGTAACAAACGTCTGGCGGTAAGGCGTACGATTGTGACATTTTTCGGAGGATTTACATGGCTTGTGCAGATTATCATGTTTCTCACTCTTGGTCTGCTCGTCAATCCCCACGAATTGCTCCATGTCGTAGTTCCCGGTATTGCTCTCGGTATTTTCATAATGCTTGTGGCACGTCCGGTCGCTGTGTTTCTGTCGCTGCTCCCTTTCCGCCAATATACATTCAAAGGTCGTGTGTATATATCATGGGTGGGATTGCGCGGAGCTGTACCTATTATATTTGCCACATATGCCGTTGTGTCTCCGGGAGTGGAGGAGTCATCATTCATATTCAATATTGTGTTTTTCATAACTATTCTGTCGTTGCTTCTTCAGGGTACCACCGTCAATTCAATGGCTCGCTGGCTCGGGCTCAGCGAGCCGGTAAAGGAGAGTGCATTTCAAGGGATTGATATTTCCGACGATATCGCGGCGACAACAAGTGAGCTTGAGATTACGTCGGATATGCTTGCCGACGGCAGTACGTTGAAAGAAATCGGACTTCCGTCAGATACCCTGGCTGTAATGGTGCGTCGCGACGACAGGTACATCGTGCCGAAGGGTGACACGCGTCTTTATATGGGCGATGTGTTGCTACTGGTGAGCAATGATAAATGTATATAA
- a CDS encoding MotA/TolQ/ExbB proton channel family protein, producing MEAQKPNAGAAPAKTQNLHDSGSNVRGIKNAFLVIVACFIVAICLFIFWFGHASHFDEAGHPQDLWGTVYKGGFIVPILQTLFLTVIVLSVERWIALSSAKGKGSITKFVAGVKACLKKGDIAGAQKLCANQKGSVAAVVSAALVRYEEMDKNTVLTKEQKIANLQKEVEEATALEMPALQQNLPIVATLTTLGTLVGLLGTVMGMIKSFQALAASGAPDSTELSTGISEALINTAFGIATGAFAVISYNFYTNKIDNLTYAIDEIGFSIVSTFAATH from the coding sequence ATGGAAGCTCAAAAGCCTAATGCAGGTGCAGCCCCTGCCAAAACTCAGAATCTCCACGACAGCGGTTCTAACGTTCGCGGTATCAAGAACGCTTTCCTCGTGATTGTTGCCTGCTTTATCGTGGCAATCTGCCTCTTTATCTTCTGGTTCGGTCACGCCAGCCACTTTGACGAAGCCGGTCATCCTCAGGACCTTTGGGGTACAGTATACAAAGGCGGTTTCATCGTGCCTATCCTTCAGACCCTCTTCCTTACTGTAATCGTTCTCTCTGTAGAGCGTTGGATTGCCCTCTCTTCAGCTAAGGGTAAAGGCTCTATCACCAAGTTTGTTGCCGGTGTTAAGGCTTGCCTCAAGAAAGGTGACATCGCCGGTGCTCAGAAACTTTGCGCCAACCAGAAGGGTTCTGTAGCCGCTGTAGTAAGCGCCGCTCTCGTACGCTACGAGGAGATGGACAAGAACACCGTTCTTACCAAGGAGCAGAAGATTGCCAACCTCCAGAAGGAAGTTGAGGAAGCAACAGCTCTCGAAATGCCTGCCCTCCAGCAGAACCTCCCCATCGTTGCTACCCTTACCACTCTTGGTACTCTCGTTGGTCTTCTCGGTACTGTAATGGGTATGATCAAGTCGTTCCAGGCTCTTGCCGCATCCGGTGCTCCTGACTCTACCGAACTTTCGACCGGTATTTCTGAGGCTCTTATTAACACCGCTTTCGGTATCGCAACCGGTGCATTCGCTGTAATCTCTTACAACTTCTACACCAACAAGATCGACAACCTCACCTACGCTATCGACGAAATCGGTTTCTCTATCGTATCCACTTTCGCCGCTACTCACTAA
- a CDS encoding ExbD/TolR family protein, whose translation MGKVKIKRKSTLIDMTAMSDVTVLLLTFFMLTSTFLQKEPVTVITPASVSELKVPINNVTTVLVSPKGEIFLGVLGDADSTYSSEKVRADILQNAVTEYNKTHSKKVQLTQEQVNKFAKMNMFGMPIAQLPAFLDESQVHQDEIMQGKRPEWKIGIPVDGNQDLANPNEFQIWMRAIYNSNDNMEKTIKSGEGIAVKADADTPYDIVHTVLDNLQTLKMNKFSLLTALKTEND comes from the coding sequence ATGGGAAAAGTAAAAATTAAAAGAAAGAGCACCCTCATCGACATGACCGCGATGAGTGACGTGACTGTTCTTTTGCTTACTTTCTTCATGTTGACCTCGACCTTCCTTCAGAAGGAACCTGTTACGGTTATTACTCCGGCCTCTGTGTCGGAACTGAAGGTGCCCATCAATAATGTGACTACCGTACTGGTGTCACCCAAGGGTGAGATATTCCTTGGAGTGCTGGGCGACGCCGACTCAACCTACTCTTCAGAGAAGGTTAGAGCCGATATCCTCCAGAATGCCGTAACCGAGTACAACAAGACCCATAGCAAAAAGGTACAGCTCACGCAGGAGCAGGTCAACAAGTTCGCCAAAATGAACATGTTCGGCATGCCCATCGCCCAGCTCCCGGCATTCCTCGACGAGTCGCAGGTACATCAGGATGAAATCATGCAGGGCAAACGCCCCGAATGGAAAATCGGTATTCCTGTCGACGGTAATCAGGATCTCGCTAACCCCAATGAGTTCCAGATATGGATGCGCGCCATCTATAACTCGAACGATAACATGGAGAAGACCATCAAGAGCGGTGAAGGTATCGCTGTGAAGGCCGACGCGGACACTCCCTACGATATTGTCCACACTGTCCTTGACAACCTCCAGACCCTCAAGATGAATAAGTTCAGCCTCCTGACTGCATTAAAAACTGAGAACGACTAA
- a CDS encoding ExbD/TolR family protein, whose product MAQIEQSDKGGKKKKGAQKKMSIHVDFTPMVDMNMLLITFFMLCTTMIKSQTLNISLPSNEKVEQEQQNKAKESQAVTLILDTERDADGNVKTDPETGKPAHVIYYYFGKPDIADENKDGLLDNSILKAEKFVGNVNGQEQGIRKILHDKNKTVLEKIAVLKKDWKDKKINDDEYQARAKEIRNDSLIQDRPVVIIKAGPNASWESLIGALDEMQINQISRYQIDNINGVDSAMIFDYIAKNPKK is encoded by the coding sequence ATGGCACAAATAGAACAATCCGATAAGGGCGGCAAAAAGAAAAAAGGCGCCCAAAAGAAGATGTCGATTCACGTGGACTTTACGCCCATGGTGGATATGAACATGCTTCTGATCACGTTCTTCATGCTTTGTACTACGATGATTAAGTCGCAGACTCTGAATATCTCGCTCCCCTCCAACGAAAAGGTTGAGCAGGAACAGCAGAACAAAGCAAAGGAGTCCCAGGCCGTAACGCTCATTCTCGATACCGAGCGCGACGCTGACGGAAACGTGAAAACTGACCCCGAAACCGGCAAACCCGCCCACGTCATCTACTACTACTTCGGCAAGCCCGATATCGCCGACGAGAATAAGGATGGTCTTCTTGACAATTCTATTCTCAAGGCTGAGAAATTTGTAGGCAATGTAAATGGTCAGGAGCAGGGTATCCGCAAAATCCTTCACGACAAGAACAAGACTGTACTTGAGAAAATCGCTGTCCTCAAAAAGGACTGGAAGGATAAGAAGATTAACGATGACGAGTATCAGGCCCGTGCTAAGGAGATTCGCAACGACTCTCTGATTCAGGATCGTCCGGTAGTCATCATCAAGGCCGGTCCCAACGCCTCTTGGGAGAGCCTCATCGGCGCTCTCGACGAGATGCAGATTAACCAGATTTCCCGCTACCAGATCGACAACATCAATGGTGTCGACTCTGCGATGATCTTCGACTATATCGCCAAGAATCCGAAGAAATGA
- a CDS encoding energy transducer TonB: MAKDVDLSSKEWRDIVFEGKNQQFGAYEMRKNSDARHNKAMIVVVIVIAIAFILPLLVNTVLPKAEEKPEDLTEQALVNLDNTVDEEQDQPEEEQQRVEVEIPEALPEEILNTVKVTELAIVEDEKVNAEDEIKTQDELKETTTAFGQSDFDKGTDDRNVVREHKDEIIVEEKKPVEENKVFTAVEQMPQFPGGEAELMKYIQKNLKYPPVAMENNIQGRVVVQFVVTKTGKIGEVKVARGRDPDLDKEAVRVVKSLPDFIPGKMNGQSVNVWYTLPITFKLQGV; encoded by the coding sequence ATGGCAAAAGATGTAGATCTTTCATCAAAGGAATGGCGCGACATAGTCTTTGAAGGCAAGAACCAGCAGTTTGGCGCATATGAGATGCGTAAGAACTCTGATGCCCGCCACAATAAGGCGATGATTGTAGTTGTAATCGTAATTGCAATCGCCTTTATACTTCCACTTCTTGTCAACACAGTGCTTCCCAAGGCCGAGGAAAAACCCGAGGACCTTACCGAGCAGGCACTGGTAAATCTTGACAACACTGTGGATGAAGAGCAGGATCAGCCTGAAGAAGAGCAGCAGCGTGTAGAGGTAGAAATCCCCGAAGCACTCCCCGAAGAAATCCTTAACACTGTGAAGGTGACCGAGCTCGCCATCGTTGAGGACGAGAAGGTAAATGCTGAGGACGAAATCAAGACTCAGGATGAACTTAAGGAAACTACTACCGCATTCGGTCAGAGCGACTTCGACAAGGGTACCGACGACCGCAACGTAGTACGTGAGCACAAAGACGAGATTATCGTCGAGGAAAAGAAGCCGGTTGAAGAGAACAAGGTGTTTACTGCCGTAGAGCAGATGCCCCAGTTCCCCGGTGGCGAGGCCGAGCTCATGAAGTACATCCAGAAGAACCTCAAGTATCCTCCCGTGGCTATGGAGAACAATATCCAGGGCCGTGTGGTAGTACAGTTCGTCGTTACCAAGACAGGTAAAATCGGCGAAGTTAAGGTGGCCCGTGGCAGGGACCCCGATCTCGACAAAGAAGCCGTACGCGTGGTTAAGTCGCTTCCCGACTTTATCCCCGGCAAGATGAACGGTCAGTCGGTGAACGTGTGGTATACACTGCCTATCACCTTCAAGCTCCAGGGAGTATAA
- the rsmI gene encoding 16S rRNA (cytidine(1402)-2'-O)-methyltransferase yields the protein MSGKLYIVPTPVGNLGDMTPRAVETLRNVDMILCEDTRTSGVLLKHFGITTPTSSHHKYNEHDTTSRVVARLSGGENIALVSDAGTPGISDPGFMLVREARVAGIDVETLPGPTALIPALVNSGLPCDRFTFEGFLPPKKGRRTRLEELSVEPRTFVIYESPLRLCTTLKELAETCGPTRRAAVCREISKMHDSTHTGTLCELVEYFSANQPRGEIVIIIEGMAGSAPKKVHRNKYRDSSEASSDNL from the coding sequence ATGAGCGGTAAACTCTATATTGTACCTACTCCGGTAGGCAACCTCGGTGATATGACTCCCCGAGCGGTGGAAACGTTGCGCAACGTTGATATGATACTGTGTGAGGACACCCGCACGAGCGGCGTGTTGCTGAAGCATTTCGGCATAACCACTCCTACGTCGAGCCACCATAAATATAATGAGCATGATACTACTTCGCGTGTCGTGGCGCGTCTGAGCGGAGGAGAGAACATAGCTCTCGTAAGCGATGCAGGCACCCCCGGCATATCCGATCCGGGCTTTATGCTTGTAAGAGAGGCCCGGGTGGCAGGCATCGATGTGGAGACTCTCCCCGGACCGACTGCGCTTATTCCGGCTCTTGTGAATTCCGGTCTTCCGTGCGACAGGTTTACATTTGAGGGATTTCTGCCACCGAAAAAAGGTCGACGCACTCGTCTTGAGGAGTTGTCGGTTGAGCCGCGTACGTTTGTTATATATGAGTCGCCGTTACGCCTATGCACTACTCTGAAAGAACTCGCTGAGACTTGTGGCCCTACGCGTCGTGCCGCGGTGTGTCGTGAAATATCAAAAATGCATGATTCCACACATACCGGTACACTTTGTGAACTTGTCGAATACTTTTCCGCGAACCAACCGCGCGGAGAAATCGTTATAATTATTGAAGGAATGGCAGGAAGTGCACCAAAGAAGGTGCACCGAAACAAATATCGAGATTCCTCCGAAGCATCGTCTGACAATCTATAA
- a CDS encoding DUF6249 domain-containing protein, with translation MIIYNRIAVIAILLLSLLTTSCNTGYTRNHADEIRESITDVVNGLRDGFYDSTVVVTINDTLASAADAEMVASTISMTTADSGRRGGGVTTINIVLPDSNYGPDIDNDIPSFVPPVAIVGTVLIFGAPVLAVFLICYFIYRTKRARYQAVAQIVASGKDIPEGMFPQTDSRAKWNSGIKYVAWGCALMLFFLVRLQIEWAVLMIVPIAIGAGKLIAYRNEQKQKSSSIVESNCGTVARDNDDDTTNFPPIPPRR, from the coding sequence ATGATAATATACAACAGAATAGCTGTTATCGCGATACTTCTTCTGTCGCTACTGACCACATCGTGCAATACAGGTTACACCCGTAATCACGCCGATGAAATCAGAGAGAGTATCACTGATGTCGTGAACGGATTGCGCGACGGCTTCTACGACAGTACGGTTGTGGTTACAATCAACGACACCCTGGCGTCGGCAGCCGACGCCGAGATGGTGGCAAGCACCATCTCGATGACCACAGCCGACTCCGGACGCAGAGGAGGAGGTGTCACTACAATAAATATCGTATTGCCGGATTCCAATTATGGCCCGGATATAGACAATGACATACCTTCATTCGTACCACCTGTGGCAATTGTAGGCACTGTCTTGATTTTCGGTGCTCCGGTACTTGCGGTATTCCTGATATGTTACTTCATATATCGTACAAAGCGTGCTCGCTATCAGGCGGTCGCTCAGATTGTGGCGTCAGGGAAAGATATACCGGAGGGAATGTTCCCGCAGACAGATTCGCGGGCCAAATGGAATAGCGGTATCAAGTATGTGGCGTGGGGATGTGCTTTGATGCTCTTCTTTTTGGTAAGATTACAGATAGAGTGGGCTGTGCTTATGATTGTGCCGATTGCCATAGGAGCCGGCAAACTTATCGCCTACCGTAACGAGCAGAAACAGAAATCCTCATCCATTGTAGAGAGCAACTGTGGCACTGTTGCGCGCGACAATGATGATGATACTACTAACTTTCCTCCCATACCGCCCAGACGCTAA
- a CDS encoding RNA polymerase sigma factor: MLTKWEELRLVARCVAGDDRRAFERLVEEYQQPLRRFLLNLTMGNASLTDDLAQDTFLKAYLGLRSWQGVARFKTWLFRIAMNEYYGYLRRNREILPDDPPDSIPVDERVDTAGATEARLDVERCLSVLSANERAAVLLFYLEDKPLKEISRILDMPEGTVKSHLSRAKVKMAQVR, from the coding sequence ATGCTTACCAAGTGGGAAGAATTACGGCTTGTAGCCAGATGCGTGGCCGGTGATGACCGGCGCGCATTTGAGCGGCTTGTCGAGGAGTATCAACAACCCTTGCGGCGCTTCTTGCTCAATCTCACGATGGGCAATGCCTCGCTTACCGATGATCTTGCCCAGGATACGTTTCTGAAAGCGTATCTCGGGCTCAGATCATGGCAGGGAGTGGCGCGCTTCAAGACATGGCTGTTTCGTATAGCCATGAACGAGTATTACGGTTATCTCAGACGTAACCGAGAGATACTCCCCGATGACCCTCCCGATAGCATTCCGGTCGATGAGCGTGTTGATACGGCCGGCGCCACCGAAGCTCGTCTGGATGTTGAGCGATGTCTGAGTGTGCTTTCTGCAAATGAGCGTGCGGCTGTGCTCCTGTTCTATCTGGAGGATAAACCTCTCAAGGAGATTAGCCGTATATTGGACATGCCTGAGGGTACTGTGAAGAGCCATTTGTCGCGTGCCAAGGTAAAGATGGCTCAGGTAAGATAA
- the fabG gene encoding 3-oxoacyl-[acyl-carrier-protein] reductase has protein sequence MKQLEGKTALITGAARGIGKALALRFAAEGANIAFTDLVIDENGKATEKEIEALGVKVKGYASNAADFNQTKEVVAEVHKDFGSIDILVNNAGITKDGLMMRMTEAQWDAVIAVNLKSAFNFINAVLPIMLRQRSGSIINMASVVGVHGNAGQSNYAASKAGLIALAKSIAQEVGSRGIRANAIAPGFIETAMTAALPDDVRAEWVKKIPLRRGGQVEDIANVAVFLASDMSSYVTGQVIQVDGGMNM, from the coding sequence ATGAAACAGTTAGAAGGCAAGACCGCACTCATAACCGGTGCCGCACGCGGTATCGGCAAAGCTCTCGCACTGCGTTTCGCCGCTGAAGGCGCAAACATCGCATTTACCGACCTCGTAATCGACGAAAACGGCAAGGCCACAGAAAAAGAAATAGAAGCTCTCGGAGTAAAGGTGAAGGGATATGCTTCCAATGCCGCCGACTTCAACCAGACTAAAGAAGTAGTAGCCGAAGTGCACAAGGATTTCGGGTCAATCGATATTCTCGTAAATAACGCCGGCATTACTAAAGACGGCCTGATGATGCGAATGACCGAGGCCCAGTGGGACGCAGTTATCGCTGTAAACCTCAAGAGCGCATTCAACTTCATCAACGCCGTACTTCCCATCATGCTCCGCCAGCGTAGCGGTTCTATCATCAACATGGCATCGGTAGTAGGTGTACACGGCAACGCCGGACAGTCCAACTACGCTGCATCAAAGGCCGGCCTTATCGCTCTGGCTAAATCTATCGCCCAGGAAGTAGGCTCACGCGGCATCCGTGCCAACGCTATTGCTCCCGGATTTATCGAGACTGCCATGACTGCGGCTCTTCCCGATGACGTACGTGCCGAATGGGTTAAGAAAATCCCTCTGCGCCGTGGAGGCCAGGTTGAGGATATTGCAAACGTTGCCGTATTCCTCGCTTCCGACATGTCATCGTATGTTACCGGCCAGGTAATCCAAGTCGACGGCGGCATGAATATGTAA